One window of the Flavobacteriales bacterium genome contains the following:
- a CDS encoding nucleoside deaminase — MSLQPFGHDYFMKEALREAEKAFDKDEVPVGAVIAAGDRIIARGHNLTEQLNDVTAHAEMQAFTAASDFLGGKYLTDCTLYVTLEPCPMCAGAAFWTQIPRLVFGASDPKRGYRRMTPDMLHPRTEVIHGIMAEDCAAILIRFFEKKRR, encoded by the coding sequence ATGTCGTTACAACCATTCGGGCATGATTACTTTATGAAGGAAGCGCTCAGGGAAGCGGAGAAAGCTTTTGATAAGGACGAAGTGCCTGTTGGTGCTGTGATAGCTGCGGGAGACCGTATCATTGCCCGGGGACATAATCTGACCGAACAATTGAATGATGTGACGGCTCATGCGGAGATGCAGGCATTTACCGCAGCATCGGATTTTCTGGGAGGAAAATACCTGACGGATTGCACGCTCTACGTGACCCTTGAGCCGTGCCCCATGTGTGCCGGTGCTGCTTTCTGGACACAGATTCCGCGATTGGTTTTTGGGGCTTCGGACCCTAAACGTGGTTACCGTCGCATGACGCCTGACATGCTGCATCCCAGGACAGAAGTGATCCATGGAATCATGGCGGAAGATTGTGCAGCCATACTCATCCGTTTTTTTGAGAAAAAGCGCCGGTAG
- the aspS gene encoding aspartate--tRNA ligase, translated as MLRSHTCGELRSEDIGKEVTLCGWLQRSRDLGGMTFLDLRDRYGLTQLVFNMETQAELCKQARALGREDVLRITGTVSERSNKNKQLSTGDIEIIVKALDVLNPSKLPPFTIEDETDGGEELRMKYRYLDLRRQPIRRALELRHKVTGEMRRYLDEQRFVDVETPVLIKSTPEGARDFVVPSRVHTGEFYALPQSPQTFKQLLMVSGLDRYYQIVKCFRDEDLRADRQPEFTQLDCEMSFVEQHDILDTFEGLAKHLFKRIRNVELPDFPRMSYDDAIRNYGSDKPDIRFGMTFMELNDTMKGKGFQVFDQAELVVGICVPGCASYSRKETDALIDFVKRPQVGANGMVFIKCMEDGSFKSSVDKFYSEEDLKTCAATFDAAAGDLILILAGETRKTRSALNELRLEMGKRLGLRDKDIFAPLWVVDFPLLEWDEDSQRFFAMHHPFTSPKPEDIHMLDSEPGKVKANAYDLVINGVEIGGGSIRIHRRDLQEKMFQTLGFSDEEAREQFGFLLNAFEYGTPPHGGIAFGLDRWVSLFGGSETIRDYIAFPKNNAGRDVMIDTPSGISEDQLKELGLKIAFDQTEA; from the coding sequence ATGTTACGAAGTCATACCTGCGGAGAATTAAGGTCGGAAGATATTGGAAAGGAAGTCACCCTTTGCGGTTGGCTGCAACGTTCAAGGGATCTGGGAGGAATGACCTTCCTGGATTTGAGAGACCGCTACGGCCTGACACAGCTGGTTTTCAACATGGAGACCCAGGCTGAACTCTGCAAACAGGCAAGGGCTTTGGGCCGGGAAGATGTCCTTCGGATCACCGGAACGGTATCTGAACGCAGCAACAAAAACAAACAGCTATCAACCGGTGACATCGAGATCATCGTGAAGGCACTGGACGTTCTGAATCCCTCAAAACTCCCTCCTTTTACCATTGAGGATGAAACGGACGGTGGAGAAGAATTAAGGATGAAGTACCGGTACCTGGACTTACGCCGCCAACCCATACGAAGAGCTCTTGAGTTACGACATAAGGTAACGGGCGAGATGCGCAGGTACCTGGATGAACAAAGATTTGTAGATGTTGAGACACCGGTGTTGATCAAATCCACCCCGGAAGGAGCCAGGGATTTTGTGGTTCCGTCACGGGTGCATACGGGCGAGTTTTATGCCCTGCCTCAATCCCCGCAAACGTTCAAACAATTGCTGATGGTCTCGGGCCTGGATCGCTATTACCAGATCGTAAAATGTTTCAGGGATGAAGACCTGAGAGCTGACCGCCAGCCTGAATTCACACAGCTGGACTGTGAGATGTCATTCGTTGAACAACATGATATCCTGGATACATTCGAAGGACTGGCAAAACACCTGTTCAAAAGAATACGAAATGTGGAGCTGCCCGACTTCCCGCGGATGAGCTATGACGACGCCATACGGAATTATGGCAGCGACAAACCCGATATCCGTTTTGGAATGACTTTCATGGAATTGAATGACACCATGAAAGGGAAGGGCTTCCAGGTCTTTGATCAGGCGGAGCTCGTGGTAGGCATTTGTGTTCCCGGCTGCGCTTCGTACTCGAGGAAGGAAACAGATGCACTTATTGATTTTGTAAAACGTCCGCAGGTTGGAGCCAACGGAATGGTTTTTATCAAATGCATGGAAGACGGTTCTTTTAAATCTTCGGTGGATAAATTTTATTCAGAAGAAGATCTGAAAACCTGTGCTGCAACTTTTGATGCAGCAGCAGGGGACCTGATCCTGATCCTGGCCGGTGAGACCCGGAAAACAAGATCCGCATTGAATGAACTAAGGCTGGAAATGGGAAAGCGACTGGGGCTTCGGGACAAAGATATATTCGCTCCACTGTGGGTGGTAGATTTTCCTTTGCTTGAATGGGATGAGGACAGCCAGCGTTTCTTCGCCATGCATCATCCTTTCACTTCTCCCAAACCGGAAGACATTCACATGCTTGACAGCGAGCCGGGCAAAGTGAAAGCCAATGCCTATGACCTTGTTATTAATGGTGTAGAGATCGGAGGAGGATCCATCCGTATCCATCGACGTGACCTGCAGGAAAAAATGTTTCAGACACTTGGTTTCTCCGATGAAGAAGCGAGGGAGCAATTCGGATTCTTACTTAACGCTTTTGAATATGGTACGCCTCCACACGGAGGGATCGCCTTCGGCCTGGACCGGTGGGTATCTCTCTTTGGCGGAAGTGAGACCATTCGCGACTATATTGCATTCCCCAAGAATAATGCGGGACGCGATGTGATGATTGACACACCTTCAGGTATATCAGAAGATCAACTGAAAGAACTTGGGTTGAAAATTGCCTTTGACCAAACCGAGGCTTAG